Proteins encoded within one genomic window of Fusarium musae strain F31 chromosome 4, whole genome shotgun sequence:
- a CDS encoding hypothetical protein (EggNog:ENOG41): MSESKPQEEAKPVDNVETKKEEELPPLSDHEFKIYNRAADHMEYFHNNFRRSWNLLWNACTNNRRPQGMSLKQFIMEGLQFAEHLTMHHNIEETYIFPVLAKKMPEFRGGRAELLRQHKQIHAGLDHFEEYLKKCRTGDEEFELSVLKSKMETWGEVLWKHLDQEVETLGANNMRKYWSKEEMMRLPM; the protein is encoded by the exons ATGTCTGAATCAAAGCctcaagaagaggcaaagccTGTCGATAATGTTGAGacaaagaaggaggaggagttaCCACCGCTGTCGGATCATGAGTTTAAGATCTATAACCGAGCGGCCGACCATATGGAATATTTT CACAACAACTTTCGAAGATCATGGAACCTCCTATGGAATGCCTGCACCAACAACCGTCGACCCCAAGGCATGTCACTAAAGCAGTTCATCATGGAAGGTCTCCAATTTGCTGAACATCTCACCATGCACCACAACATCGAGGAGACGTACATCTTCCCCGTGCTAGCCAAGAAGATGCCCGAGTTCCGAGGAGGACGCGCTGAACTTCTCCGCCAGCACAAGCAGATTCATGCGGGTTTGGATCACTTTGAGGAATACCTCAAAAAGTGCAGGACAGGAGACGAGGAGTTTGAGCTCAGTGTgctcaagtccaagatggAGACTTGGGGTGAGGTGCTGTGGAAGCATCTGGACCAAGAGGTTGAGACATTGGGGGCGAATAATATGAGGAAATACTGGagcaaggaggagatgatgaggttACCCATGTGA
- a CDS encoding hypothetical protein (EggNog:ENOG41): MTQWKSKLNISDKSNMNDKAASNLKLGLFSYPVLQAADILVHRATHVPVGEDQRQHLEFARECVTNFNATYGNHLVPPQTTTSPVQRVMSLQNPTEKMSKSSKSPKSRISIIDSPEEIKAKIKAATTDSIPGINYNREERPGISNLLDIMAIFDPEGRKAQELGEQYSDLSPKQLKEMVSDAVIGGLDGIRDRYTELLDKGDKYLDSIEAIGAEKARKSAEATMQVVREAVGL, translated from the exons ATGACACAGTGGAAG AGCAAACTAAACATTAGTGACAAGTCGAACATGAACGATAAAGCAGCCAGCAACCTTAAACTCGGTCTGTTTTCATATCCCGTTCTTCAAGCCGCCGATATTCTTGTGCACAG AGCAACTCATGTTCCCGTTGGTGAAGATCAGAGACAACATCTCGAGTTTGCGCGAGAGTGTGTCACAAACTTCAACGCAACTTATGGGAACCATCTAGTACCCCCCCAAACTACCACCT CTCCTGTGCAACGGGTAATGTCTCTCCAGAACCCAACAGAGAAAATGTCAAAGTCCAGCAAGTCACCGAAATCACGaatcagcatcatcgactcgcctgaagagatcaaggccaaaaTCAAAGCTGCAACAACAGATTCTATCCCGGGGATAAATTACAACAGAGAAGAACGACCTGGAATCTCGAATCTGCTTGATATCATGGCCATTTTCGATCCAGAGGGGAGAAAGGCCCAAGAGCTTGGAGAGCAGTATAGCGATCTTTCAcccaagcagctcaaggagatGGTCAGTGATGCTGTCATTGGTGGGTTAGATGGTATTCGTGATCGGTATACCGAGCTGCTGGATAAGGGGGATAAGTACCTTGATTCGATCGAGGCAATTGGTGCTGAAAAGGCACGGAAGAGTGCTGAGGCAACCATGCAGGTTGTCCGAGAGGCTGTTGGGCTATAA
- the RSM10 gene encoding mitochondrial 37S ribosomal protein rsm10 (EggNog:ENOG41), producing MMRQSIRPLRAFSSEVSWIARRTQASLAKPEDLVPNKAEESQTEKAPERRYPRSLQALHLKPLKREAEHGIPSCDLQLRSYSVQPLEFFSDFALRAAYYLGLPAYGPVPLPRITERWTVPRDNFIFKKSQENFERKTLRRLIQIRDGNPETVQLWLAYLRKHQLYGVGMKANMWEFSELSVGKKMDALPEAEKGEIDAKWSHLGQTKTIGTVEKVEELLNQRRFREAAGLRAPPTTSV from the exons ATGATGCGCCAAAGTATTAGACCCTTGCGGGCTTTCTCG TCCGAGGTGTCATGGATTGCCCGCCGAACACAGGCCTCACT GGCCAAACCAGAAGATCTGGTCCCAAATAAAGCGGAGGAGTCTCAAACAGAAAAGGCTCCTGAACGCCGATATCCTCGCTCCCTCCAAGCCCTACACCTCAAGCCTCTAAAGCGCGAGGCCGAGCACGGCATCCCCTCGTGCGACCTCCAGCTCCGATCATACAGCGTCCAACCCCTCGAATTCTTCTCCGACTTTGCCCTCCGCGCCGCCTACTACCTCGGCCTGCCCGCCTACGGCCCCGTGCCTCTCCCCCGCATCACAGAGCGCTGGACCGTCCCCCGAgacaacttcatcttcaagaagtcGCAAGAGAACTTTGAGCGAAAGACACTGCGACGACTTATCCAGATTCGCGACGGTAACCCCGAGACGGTGCAGCTGTGGCTCGCATACCTGCGCAAGCACCAGCTCTACGGCGTGGGAATGAAGGCCAACATGTGGGAGTTTAGCGAGCTGAGCGttgggaagaagatggatgcaCTGCCGGAGGCGGAGAAGGGTGAGATTGATGCCAAGTGGTCGCATCTTGGTCAAACAAAGACGATTGGCACGGTggaaaaggttgaggagttgCTTAACCAGCGGAGGTTCCGTGAGGCTGCTGGCCTGAGGGCTCCTCCTACGACGAGCGTGTAA
- the RPL7 gene encoding 60S ribosomal protein L7 (BUSCO:EOG09264P3R) — protein MGATVPTNDQILVPETLLKKRKSQEKARAERTDAIEKKKAANKEKRQVIFKRAEKYVQEYRDAEREKIRLHRVAKAEDSAFVPAEAKLIFVVRIKGINKMPPKPRKILQLLRLLQINNGVFVKVTKAITEMLKVVEPWIAYGYPNLKTVKELVYKRGYGKVNKQRVALTDNAIVEENLGKYGIVCVEDLIHEIYTVGPNFKQASNFLWPFKLSNPTGGFRPRKFKHFIEGGDLGNREEAINALVRQMN, from the exons ATGGGTGCTAC CGTTCCTACCAACGACCAGATCCTGGTCCCCGAGacccttctcaagaagcgcaagtctCAGGAGAAGGCCCGCGCTGAGCGCACCGACgccattgagaagaagaaggct GCCAACAAGGAGAAGCGTCAGGTCATCTTCAAGCGTGCTGAGAAGTACGTCCAGGAGTACCGCGATGCTGAGCGTGAGAAGATCCGTCTTCACCGCGtcgccaaggctgaggacTCTGCTTTCGTCCCTGCCGAGGCTAAGCTGATCTTCGTCGTCCGCATCAAGGGTATCAACAAGATGCCCCCCAAGCCCCGCAAgatcctccagctcctccgTCTCCTTCAGATCAACAACGGTGTCTTCGTCAAGGTCACAAAGGCCATCACtgagatgctcaaggtcGTCGAGCCCTGGATCGCTTACGGTTACCCCAACCTGAAGACCGTCAAGGAGCTCGTCTACAAGCGCGGTTACGGAAAGGTCAACAAGCAGCGTGTTGCCCTCACCGACAACGCCATCGTTGAGGAGAACCTCGGCAAGTACGGCATTGTCTGTGTTGAGGATCTGATCCACGAGATCTACACCGTCGGGCCCAACTTCAAGCAGGCCTCCAACTTCCTCTGGCCCTTCAAGCTCTCCAACCCCACTGGTGGCTTCCGCCCCCGCAAGTTCAAGCACTTCATCGAGGGTGGTGACCTTGGCAACCGCGAGGAGGCTATCAACGCTCTCGTCCGCCAGATGAACTAA
- a CDS encoding hypothetical protein (EggNog:ENOG41~BUSCO:EOG09265G5K): MARIHCANAQSTANSFIQLARRSYTTTTQTSTPLEFLIPRCIPPSRLRTPQITITQSRTYFHQRRSLDFKSKETATRQFSTTAIREKTRAILNPQQDEDGNEMMLEITERAAKRLNKIMDKDGNPNLALRIQVESGGCHGFQYLMSLVTLPAKDAAEWSSIVNEDDTIFQYIPDDADPATTSEEGPKIILDEPSLDLLKGSKVDFTMELIGSQFKIIDNPLATSSCGCGTSFDIKM; this comes from the exons ATGGCTCGAATTCACTGCGCTAATGCGCAGTCGACTGCCAATTCTTTTATTCAACTTGCACGACGAAGCTACACAACGACGACCCAGACCTCAACGCCTCTCGAGTTCCTTATTCCACGATGCATTCCCCCATCTCGACTACGAACCCCTCAAATCACCATTACACAATCCAGAACATATTTTCACCAGAGACGATCTCTGGACTTCAAGTCAAAGGAAACAGCCACGAGGCAATTCTCGACTACTGCTATCCGAGAGAAGACGCGGGCTATACTGAATCCCCAacaagatgaggatggcaatGAGATGATGCTGGAGATAACTGAACGAGCTGCCAAG CGTCTCAACAAAATTATGGACAAGGACGGCAATCCGAATCTCGCTCTAAGAATTCAAGTCGAGAGTGGTGGTTGCCATGGCTTCCAATATCTCATGAGCCTTGTTACTTTGCCAGCCAAGGACGCCGCCGAGTGGTCATCCATCGTGAACGAGGACGATACGATTTTCCAGTACATCCCCGATGACGCAGATCCGGCCACAACCTCGGAAGAAGGCCCCAAGATCATTCTCGACGAGCCGTCTCTCGACCTTCTCAAGGGAAGCAAAGTCGACTTTACGATGGAGTTGATCGGCTCGCAGTTCAAGATCATTGATAACCCACTTGCTACTAGTAGCTGTGGTTGTGGCACAAGCTTTGATATCAAGATGTAG
- the NIP1 gene encoding Translation initiation factor 3 subunit c (EggNog:ENOG41~BUSCO:EOG092616QN) has protein sequence MSRFFRGGDDSSSDSSSDEEELYSEEEEEEEQQQDSQEDSSEADSDDSSSDDEGGRGINKFLKDASSDSEDSDDEVRAKVKSAKDKRLDELESSIKQIENGQKNGDWTLISAEYEKLNRQVAKLPGSRPPKPYIRILAELEDFMNESLAKQKVTPKKMNAIQARSLNAVKQKVKKTNKEYQTQIDAYRADKDAFMESSDNEPVAPAPKPKKVSLQVDAAPTEEGDDDGFATVGKGGRTLQYTPESIFKHLRTIMESRGKKNTDRTEQIKTMEKLHEIANTPYQKIRVLLTLVSTRFDVGSGGAAAMSVEHWKAAEKELSSLLQVLEDNHDYVVVENAEEWDDDEKPPTLQEDEKHIKVPGSIVSYIERLDDELVRSLQSIDPHTSEYIERLQDEGALYNIIFRGLLYYEYLRKDDSLEIPQDSVNRIVMRRLEHVYFKPAQVVKTFEENCWKVVGETVESVITPRDQAQNAGNLVNVLCNYLFSNSDGIIRARAMLCQVYFLALHGEYYKARDMMLMSHLQENIPNFDVQSQILYNRTLVQVGLCAFRKGLVYEAQNTLQEICGSGRQKELLAQGVMMQRYNQVSPEQERLEKQRQLPFHMHINLELLECVYLTCSMLLEIPLLAQTGSSPDVKKRVISKTYRRMLEYHERQIFTGPPENTRDHVMQASKALAAGEWKKSIDFIHSIKIWDLMPSAEEIKTMLSKQIQEEGLRTYLFTYAPFYDTLSIETLSAMFELDSTKVAAVISKMISHEELAASLDQVTSTVIFRKGVELSRLQSLALALSDKASALIESNERTLEQKTQGTSNAFERQGGRGRGGQRRGGGQGRGGARAGGNTQRQAGGTQFTGGALGAAVRG, from the exons ATGTCTCGATTTTTCCGCGGCGGCGACGACAGCTCTAGCGACAGCTccagcgacgaggaggagctttactccgaggaggaggaggaggaggagcagcagcaagactCCCAGGAGGATTCTTCCGAGGCCGATAGCGACGACTCCAGCAGCGATGACGAGGGCGGCCGAGGAATCAACAAGTTCTTGAAGGACGCATCCTCCGATAGCGAAGACAGCGACGATGAAGTACGAGCCAAAGTCAAGTCCGCCAAGGACAAGCGCCTGGATGAGTTAGAATCTTCCATCAAGCAAATCGAGAACGGCCAAAAGAACGGCGACTGGACACTCATCTCTGCCG AAtatgagaagctcaaccgCCAGGTCGCTAAGCTGCCCGGCAGCAGACCCCCCAAGCCTTACATCCGTATCCTTGCCGAGCTAGAGGATTTTATGAATGAATCTCTTGCTAAGCAGAAGGTTAcacccaagaagatgaacgcCATCCAAGCCCGATCTCTCAACGCCGTCAAGcaaaaggtcaagaagaccaacaAAGAATACCAGACCCAGATCGATGCCTACCGAGCGGACAAGGATGCTTTCATGGAGTCTTCGGACAACGAGCCCGTTGCCCCTGCTCCTAAGCCCAAGAAGGTTTCTCTCCAGGTCGACGCTGCTCCCACTGAGGAGGGCGACGACGATGGTTTCGCTACTGTTGGCAAGGGTGGACGCACACTCCAGTACACCCCCGAGAGCATCTTCAAGCACCTGCGAACCATCATGGAGTCCCGAGGAAAGAAGAACACCGACCGAACAGAGCAGATCAAGACTATGGAGAAGCTCCACGAGATCGCCAACACACCCTACCAAAAGATCCGTGTTCTCCTTACCCTGGTTTCTACTCGCTTCGATGTTGGCTCTGGCGGCGCTGCTGCCATGTCTGTCGAGCACTGGAAGGCCGCCGAGAAGGAGCTCTCAAGCCTTCTTCAAGTCCTCGAGGACAACCACGACTATGTTGTTGTCGAGAACGCTGAGGAGtgggacgacgatgagaagCCCCCTACCCTgcaggaggatgagaagcacATCAAGGTCCCTGGCAGCATTGTCTCTTACATCGAGCGTCTTGATGACGAGCTCGTCCGTTCCCTCCAGAGCATCGACCCTCACACTTCCGAGTACATCGAGCGACTGCAAGACGAGGGTGCTCTctacaacatcatcttccgTGGCCTCCTCTACTACGAGTACCTCCGAAAGGACGACTCTCTTGAGATCCCCCAAGATAGCGTGAACCGAATTGTTATGCGCCGTCTGGAACACGTCTACTTCAAG CCCGCCCAAGTTGTTAAGACCTTCGAGGAGAACTGCTGGAAGGTTGTTGGCGAGACCGTCGAGTCTGTCATCACTCCCCGTGACCAAGCCCAGAACGCTGGCAACCTCGTCAATGTTCTCTGCAACTACCTGTTCAGCAACAGTGACGGTATTATCCGTGCCCGAGCTATGTTGTGCCAGGTCTACTTCCTCGCCCTCCACGGCGAGTACTACAAGGCTCGTGatatgatgttgatgtcccATCTCCAGGAGAACATCCCCAACTTTGATGTGCAGAGCCAAATCCTTTACAACCGTACTCTGGTGCAAGTTGGTCTCTGTGCTTTCCGCAAGGGTCTCGTTTACGAGGCTCAGAACACTCTCCAGGAGATTTGCGGCAGTGGTCGCCAGAAGGAGCTGCTCGCTCAGGGTGTCATGATGCAGCGATACAACCAAGTGTCTCCTGAGCAGGAGCGCCTTGAGAAGCAACGACAACTGCCATTCCACATGCACATCAACCTCGAGCTCCTCGAGTGTGTGTACTTGACATGCAGCATGCTCCTCGAGATTCCTCTGCTGGCCCAGACTGGATCATCTCCTGATGTCAAGAAGCGAGTGATCAGCAAGACCTACCGCCGCATGTTGGAGTACCATGAGCGACAAATTTTCACTGGTCCTCCTGAGAACACCCGTGACCACGTGATGCAAGCGTCCAAGGCCTTGGCTGCTGGTGAGTGGAAGAAGTCGATTGACTTCATCCACAgcatcaagatctgggaCTTGATGCCCAGCGCcgaggagatcaagaccaTGCTCTCCAAGCAGATCCAGGAGGAGGGTCTGCGAACCTACCTCTTCACCTACGCCCCCTTCTACGACACCCTCTCCATCGAGACCCTCAGCGCCATGTTCGAGCTTGACTCGACCAAGGTTGCGGCAGTGATCAGCAAGATGATCAGCCACGAGGAGCTCGCTGCCTCTCTGGACCAAGTCACATCCACCGTCATCTTCCGCAAGGGTGTCGAGCTCAGCCGTCTCCAATCGCTTGCTCTCGCCCTATCAGACAAGGCCAGCGCGCTCATCGAGAGCAACGAGCGAACACTGGAGCAAAAGACACAGGGAACATCAAATGCATTCGAGAGACAAGGAGGCCGTGGCCGAGGAGGACAGAGACGGGGTGGTGGACAGGGCCGAGGAGGAGCGCGAGCAGGTGGCAACACACAGCGACAAGCTGGTGGAACACAGTTCACGGGTGGTGCGCTGGGAGCGGCTGTCCGGGGTTAA